In the genome of Ziziphus jujuba cultivar Dongzao chromosome 10, ASM3175591v1, the window TCAATTTCCAAATTAAATGTTTGCAGTAATAGAAAGTACCACATAAAGCTGGAcaaatataataacataaaggaggaggagaagaaaagaggaaaatgtGTTATTGACTTTGCTAGAGTACTTCATacataaaccataattttattGGCTAGTAAATAGTTTCAATGGCACGAAATATTCCCCACTTCTGCTAAATTGCGGGCCATATCCTTCAACTTCAAGACCTCCTAAAGAACCATTGGATTCTCCTGCACAGCAGAGTACTCTGttataaccaaatattgaaATCTATGAACTTATAGAGCCTTTTATCAAGTAGATAAGTATGATAAATTATTAAGACTTAATTTTCACACATAGAAACCAGGTACAATTTCCCATTTGTAACAAAAACTATGGATTTATAATGTAACAATTATAGTGAGAGAATGCTTACTTTTTGGACAGTTCTTAATGCTCCCTATGCATGGCTGTCCCTAGAAGTCTGTCCTTTATGTGACAAAGTTCAGAAACAACATCAGCAATATGCATTCTCTCTTTTTGCAGCTTGGCAGAGCAAGcaactccaattttaataaCAGAAATCAAGCAGTCATGAATGCGTTGATTTTGCGCCCTATTATTCCTGTTGCGAGTGGTGTTGCTGCTACTTTCATCTTCTGTTTGAAGAAGTACGGCATCTACAATTTCTTCCACACTACTACAAAGACCTGTTAGAGCAAAGCTATGCAAATTCAAACCATCTCTAAACATAATATCAGAAGGCCTTTTCCCTGTAAAAATCTCCAATAGCAGGATTCCATAACTGTAGACATCGCCTGACTTTGACACCTCGCTTCCCATGCCATACTCTATATTACATGaataaagattgaaaaaatgattaaaaaaaatattaaaaaaaaaataaacaacaaaaaaccACTTCAGAAATCAAAACCTTGATTTTGCGTGTGTGGCCAAATGTTGAAAATCCATAATCCTTATAAACCACATTGTTTCTTTGATGATTTATATCGTAACAATAACAAAGACTGGTTTAGTGACTTAAAATTTAGCCACGTGTATTAGTAATAAGCACAAATACATTCTCAAATGAATTCATATCATTAGAATTTGGAAAActtaatgatattaaattatagTAAGATTTGTACCTGGGGCAATATATCCAATGGAGCCTCGTATCCCAAGAGAGCTAATTTGTTCTGAGGAAAATGGATGGGAAGCATCTGGGAGGAACCTCACCAATTCAAAATCTCCAAGATGAGCATTCATGTCACTGTCCAAGAGAACATTACTTGGCTTCAAATCACAATGGACTATTGGCACATGGCAATGGTTGTGCAAATAATCCAAAGCATATGCCAGACCAAGGGAAATGTTAACCCTGTCTATAAGACTCAAATGCTTGTGTTCTTCTCCCAATTTTGCGCTATGAGTTGGATGTAGCCACTCTTCTAGGCTCCCATTAACCATAAACTCGTAGATAAGAGCTTTGAAATCATTCCCCTGAAAATCAATACTTGAACATGCGGTGATAATTCTGACAAGATTTCGATGCTTCATCCTTTTCAAGGCTTTACATTCTGCTATGAAACTTTTTGATGCTCTTGAAGTCTCAAGTTTTAGTACTTTCACAGCAACAACTTGTGCTTCTGGCTGACTTAAGATTCCCTTGTATACAGAACCAAAACTTCCAGCACCAATCAAATTCGCTTCAGAAAAGCCATCGGTAGCTTTAAAAAGATCATCATATGATACTTTCAATAGAGAAATTCCAAATGTGAATCCCAAATTTGTTGACTTTCTTCTTTTCCTCAACACACAAAATATGAGCAAATACATTGCTAAAATCAATGCAACAAGTCCACAAGCAACAGAAACAATAGTGATCTTTGCCTTGCGAGATAGTCCATGCTGGTTGTAGGGATTGGAGAAGCATTTAGAAAGGTTCAATTAGGGTATGCCTCCACATAGCCTTGTGTTCCCCACTATGGAAAGTGCAGTTGCATTACTGAACACTCCCTGAGCAGGAACCTCACCTTCAAAATCATTAAACGATAAGGTCAAAATGTTCAAGAAGTGAAAAGTTTGCAAATACATTGGGATTGTTCCAGTTAAGTTGTTTCTAGACAAGTCAATTTGCTCTATTCCTCTCAAAGACGCCAAAGATGAGGGAATATGCCCTTGGAATGAGTTTCCATACAAATACTGTTAGAAAATCAGAACAAAACAAACACAACAGGATTTATCGAGGTTCGGTCAAGatgacctacgtcctcgttgctccggTGAGAGCTTCTGGTTTCTTATTGATTTTGAAGTAGTTACACAAACTGACACCTTTGGTATACACACAAGTTTTCACACAGAAAACATTCACACCAAATCCAAAGCCCCAGAATACACCCTCTCAACAATCACTCAATCTCACTTAGAGATTATCTCACACACACAGAAATGAATACAattaaagaaagggaaaaagaatCTTGGAGCTCTCTCTCACGATCACAAGCTTGAAGAAAGACAATTTCTGTTATTTCTGTTTCTTCTATCGAAAGGAAAGAGttctgtgcatatatatataacacaccaGCTTCAAAACGACATCGTCCAACTTATACCGTTATTCTGTTACAATACGCTAGAAATGACTGCTTTGCCCTTCTTTATTTCCAAGTAAATGAAACGATGCGTTTTGCTTCTTCTGAAACTCATCAATTCAATCAACTTGAGTCTTCTCCAAACGTTGACTTCATGCATACACCAGACCTTTGCAAGTTAAATTTGTGGATTATATCttcacatatctccacctaatccacaaatttaaccaaaaaccaGAAACTCATCACCATCTCAGCAAAATTCTTTACAAAATGATCAGCCTGCTCCTATTCGAAGCAGGTTCTTGCAAGTACTAAACTTGCCAACAGTGAGCACTTTTGTTCCCATATCTGCAGGATTAAACTCTGTAGGAATCTTCTCCAATCTGACTACTTTCTGAGCTGTCAAATCTCGAATGAAATGATATCTGACTTGAATGTGCTTAGATCTCTCATGAAAAACTggatttttacataaatgaatTGCATTTTGACTATCCGAGTACAAAGTGACCTCCTGCTTAAGCACTTTAAGCTCTGTCAGTAACCCTTTAAGCCAAATGGCTTCTTTTGCAGCCTCAGTGGTTGCCATATACTCTGACTCAGTAGTTGACAATGCCACCACAGGCTGCAACTGAGATTTCCAACTTATGCAGTTTTCACACAAGGTAAATGCATAAGAGGACATTGATCTTCTCTTGTCCCTATCTCCAGCATAATCAGAATCTAAGTATCCATTAAGCTCCACTTCACTTGAATCCTTCTTATAAATCAACCCTTCATTTGCTGTATgcttcaaataccttagaagcCATTTTAAAGCTTCCCAATGACCTCGGCCAGGATTTGCCATAAATCTGCTCAACACACTGATAGAATGAGCTAGATCAGGCCTAGTTAGAATCATAACATACATCACTGAGCCCACAGCATTAGTATAAGGGACTGCTATCATGTCTTCCTTCTCCTGCTCAGTTGATGGGCACTGCTCACTTGACAATTTGAAATGTCCACCAAGAGGTACACTTGCAGGTTTTGCATCTTCCATTGAAAACTTTGAAACTACCTTCTTAATATATGAAGATTGCATTAACTTCATTTCACATCTTGACCTATTTCTTACTATCTCAATGCCCAAAATCTTCTTAGCTGGTCCAAGGTCCTTCATCTCAAACTCTGACTTTAACAGGTTCTTCACAACTTGTATAATTCTACCATTTGGTCCAGCTAgaagcatatcatctacatataacAGTAGATACACTGCCTTATCTGTCATAGGATCTTTAAAGTATAAACAGCTATCAAAATCACTTCTCTCAAAACCATATTTAACCACAAATGAGTCAAAACGTTTATACCACTGCCTTGGTGATTGCTTAAGTCCATATAGTGACCTTTTAAGCAAGCACACCAAATCTCCaccttttcctttaatttcaaaaccttCAGGCTGCTTCATGTATATTGTTTCTTCCAATTCACCATGAAGAAAGGCAGTCTTGACATCTAGTTGTTCTAACTCCCACTCGAAATGAGTTACTAATGCCAACATGACTCTTATACTGGTATACTTCACAACTGGTGAAAAAACTTCATTGTAATCTATTCCTTCCACCTGTGTAAATCCCTTGGCCATTAACCTGGCCTTAAACCTCACTGGTTCAGATTTGGACATACCTTCTTTGACCTTGTAGATCCATTTACAATCTACCACTCTTTGATTTGTTGGTGTTGGTACTAAGTCCCAAGTTCTGTTCTTATGGAGAGATTCCATCTCTTCCTTCATGGCCTCTTTCCATTTTGCTGACTTCTTAGAATTTACTGCTTCTCTGTAACTTCTTGGCTCATTATCAGTAAGTTCTTCATATGCCACCAAGGCATAAGCGATGCAGTCTGCATAACTGTACTTTCTGTTAGGTTTCACTGCCCTCTTAGCTCTATCTCTTGTCAGCAAATATCCAGGTGATGCTATGTTCTTATTCCTTGTACTTGGTGACTGCTGTTGAGTGTGATCATCTTCAGAATCTGCCTCAGATTGTGCAGGTGTAATTTTTTCTAGCTCCTCACCTGTTTCAGGCTCTTCTACTCCTTCTGAAGTTGACCTTCTCACAAAGTCTTCACTGTCTTGGTTTTCCACTTCAGGAAACAAATTTACACCTCGTGTCTCCACTTTGTTGCTCATTGCATCACCTGCATTGTTAGTATCTTTGCAAGGCATAGAGGTTTCATCAAAAATAACATCTCTGCTaataataactttaaaacctCTACTCTCTCTATCCCAAAGCCTATAGCCTTTAACTCCCTGAGGATAacctaagaaaatacatttcaaacTTCTAGGTTCAAGTTTCCCCTCAGATTGATGTACATATGCAGCACAACCAAAGACCCTCAGTTTGCTATAATCAGGCTTCTTTCCAAACCACATTTGTTCTGGTGTTCTAAAGTTTAAAGCTGTAGAAGGTGACAAATTCACCAAATGCATGGCTGTCATTACAGCCTCACCCCAAAACAACTTAGGTAATCCAGATGACACTAGCATGCATCTCACCTTATCAAGTAGGGTTCTATTCATtctttcagccacaccattttgctgtggtGTGAATTTTACAGTTCTATGTCTTAAAATACCATTTGATTTgcaaaaatcatcaaattctcGACTGCAAAACTCTAGACCATTGtctgttcttaaaattttaacagttttgctggtttgattttcaaccagcAATTTCCATTCTTTAAACTTCGAAAAAACCTCACTTTTAGCCTTTAACAACTTTAACAAGTATATCCAGACTTTTCTagagtaatcatcaattatGGACAAGAAATACCTGTTTCCACTCTGTGTTTGCACTCTAGCAGGTCCCCACAAATCAGCATGTACATACTCTAAGACAGACTTGGCTCTATTTGAGCTCAAATTAAAACTAAGCCTATGCTGTTTGCCCAAAATGCATGTTTCACATGACTCCAAATTATTGACTATATCCTTATCAAAAACATTCTGTTTATTCAAGTAATACAGGCCTTTTTCACTAATATGACCTAATCTCTTATGCCATAAATCAGTTTTATCAACAGTTGAACTTATAGAAGCATTACTTGAATTAACTAATGGTTTACCAAGCAAGACATATAAACCATTTTTCTTCTGACCCTTCATTACTACAAgtgatcctttggtcactttcaTGACACCATTTTCAGCTTTACAGGATAAGCCAGACTCGTCTAACATGCctagagaaattaaatttctcttcaaCTCAGGTACATGCCTTACTGCTGTGAGGGTCTTTACAATACCATCTATTAACTGTAACTGCACATTACCTATGCCAGTTACTGAACAAGATCGATTGTTGCCTAGCAACACTTGACCACCATCACACTTAGTATATGAGTTAAAACAACTCAGGTCAGGACACATGTGGAAAGAACAGCCAGAATCCAATACCCACTCAGTATGATTTTGACTTGTGGACACTACCAAGACTTCTGCAGATTCTACATCAGTGTAGGCCACTGCTAAATCACCAGACTCttgactcttttctttctcatccttcttcttcttgaaacaatttttaatGATGTGTCCCTCTCTCTTACAGTAATAGCACCTTCTACCCCTAGATCTTGATTTAGACCTAAAAGTCTCTCTTGACTTACTTCTATGGTCACTATGACCCCAACTTCGAGTAGAACTCCTACCCCTCACAGTAAGTCCTTCACTTTTAGATTCAGACTTTAATTCCAGGTCTCTAGATCGAAGGGCACTTATAACAGTATCTAAAGTCAAGGAATCTCTGCCATACTTAATGGCATTCTTTACTTCTCTATAGGTCTCAGGCAAAGAATTCAATAAGATCACAGCATGATGTTCATCATCAAAAGTAACTTTACAATTTGCAAGACTTAAGATTAAGCGATTAAAAGCATCAAGATTTGTGTCCAAATCCTTAGTAGTATCCAtcttaaagccaaaaaattgtTCAAGTAGAAGAATTCTATCAGGTAAAGATCTTACCAAATAAAGCTGTTCAAGCTTTTGCCACATTTGAGAAGTAGTGCTTACATCATCAACTTGCCTCAGAACACTATCGGAGAGATGCAGTATAATTGTGCTCATTGCAATTTCATCGATCTCATGCTTCTTTTCATCAGTAACATCAGCAGCATAGATTCCATCAATTGCCTTAGCCACCTTCATTTGCACCAGTACTGCCCTCATTTTCTTGCGCCACAGCAAGAAATCACCTTTGCCATTGAATACatcaatttccaattttgtaGACATTCTTGACTTCTTGAAAGATTGAGAAAACTTCACACAGATGATTCTCACAGAAAACTCACAAATCACAGAACCAAGAATCAAGAATACTCaaaccttgctctgataccactgttagAAAATCAGAACAAAACAAACACAACAGGATTTATCGAGGTTCGATCAAGatgacctacgtcctcgttgctccggTGAGAGCTTCTGGTTTCTTATTGATTTTGAAGTAGTTACACAAACTGACACCTTTGGTATACACACAAGTTTTCACACAGAAAACATTCACACCAAATCCAAAGCCCCAAAATACACCCTCTCAACAATCACTCAATCTCACTTAGAGATTATCTCACACACACAGAAATGAATACAattaaagaaagggaaaaagaatCTTGGAGCTCTCTCTCACGATCACAAGCTTGAAGAAAGACAATTTATGTTATTTCTGTTTCTTCTATCGAAAGGAAAGAGttctgtgcatatatatataacacaccaGCTTCAAAACGACATCGTCCAACTTATACCGTTATTCTGTTACAATACGCTAGAAATGACTGCTTTGCCCTTCTTTATTTCCAAGTAAATGAAACGATGCATTTTGCTTCTTCTGAAACTCATCAATTCAATCAACTTGAGTCTTCTCCAAACGTTGACTTCATGCATACACCAGACCTTTGCAAGTTAAATTTGTGGATTATATCTTCACAAATACAAATACCGCAAGCTTGTGCAGCCACCAAGAGTGGCAGGAATTCCACCAAATAACTTGTTATCGTGAACATCCAAAGAGGGAAGATTTACCAACTTACCTACTTCTAAAGGAATAGGACCAGTCAAGATGTTGCTAGATAAATCTAATGTAATGGAAATGGATGACAAGCCAATAAGTTGTTTTGGTATAGGACCACTGAGATGGTtctgagaaagaaagagatcTATCAAACTCTTGCATTCTCCAAGACTTGATGGTATGCTTCCTTGCAAAGTGTTTGACTCTAGATAGAGTCTACTTAACTGTGTCAAATTTCCTAAAGAAGAAGGGATAAACCCAGAGAGTTTATTGTTATTTAGGTATATGTATTGCAGCTTTTGCAATTTACCTATTGAGCTGGGTATAGGACCTGTGAGTTGATTTCCTGCAAAAGATAATACCCCCAAGTTTATGAGATTTCCAATCTCAGTAGGAATACTTCCACGTATCCCATTTTCTTCCATGGCAAACGGTACGAGCTCAGTTGAGAAGTTGCCAACCAATTTAGGCAAGGTCAGTTGAAAATTGTTGCCAGAGGTTGAAAAATCTCGCAAGTGTGTGCAGTTTgtaagagaggaaagaaaatttaaatccTCATCCTCACGAGATCCAAGATTATTGTATTGAATAAGTAGCCTCTGCAAATTGGACGACCTAGCAAAACTTGGCACTTTCCCAATAAAGTTATTTTTGGGAACTTCAAAATATAAGAGGTTTGAGGCATTAGAAAAAGAGGTAGGAATTGGTCCACCAAACTGATTGTATGACAATTGAAAGTAGTGAAGGTTTGGAATACTGCGGCACAAGTCAGGAGGTAGGCTTCCTTGAAGTTGGTTGCCTGTTAGACCAAACTCTGTAATAGAAGAAAGATTAGTGAACATGGACTGAGGAATCACACCAGACAAACCAGCCTCCACAAGCCGTAACACCATCAAACTTTTCAACAGGCCAACGCTGGTTGGAATGCGTCCATGCAGGTTGTTTGCTACCAAACTGAACTTCTCAAGAGAAGAAAGATTTCCAATGGATTCTGGTATTTCACCGACCAAATTGTTCCTGCCCAAATCAAGTTTCTTAAGCTTAGATAGCAATCCAATCTCTGCGGGAACTTTTCCAGTAAGATTGTTACCAAATAAGGCGATGGTTTGAAGGGCAAAGCAACGAGATATATTGTGTGGAATTGGGCCGCTCAAGGAGTTGTTGGAAAGGATTAATACTGTCAACCGGAACAAACGGCCGATTTGTGGAGGGATTTGGTGGGTGAAGGTATTATTTTGGAGGTCTAACGTCCTAAGAAAACTCAAGTTTCCAATATGGGAAGATATGCTACCCTTGAGGTCGTATGAATTGAGCTCCAACTTGGTCACCCTCTTGTGCCGTCGGCCACATGTGATGCCTGTCCATTCGCACACGTGCAGAGATTCATTCCAAGATTTCAGAATTCCATGGGGATCTTTGCCTATTTGGGACTTGAACCCAAGCAAAGATAGCTTATCCGtatcatcaatattattattattattattactataatttcCTCCTCCACTTCCACCTCCAACTGCTACTTCTACTACCACTGCTGTCCAACCCAAAACAAATATAGTTTTGTGCATCAAAACCGACCAAACTTGGAGCTCCATTCGTATTGATTGGACAATGTAGAATTTTTAGTAGCTACCTGATGACACCAGATCTGATTTTCTAGCCTTCTAAATCACTAAAACCAGCAATAAACCTGCTACACACAAGCAACATATAAATATGCACTCAAGATGAAAACTCAATCGGGTAACCTCACCAAGCTAAACAACGTGACAGCTACAGctttatatatactatatatatgtatcagatAGGAATTAAGGATCATTAAAACCAGCAagggtaataaaatatcaacaagcTTATCAGATACAAACAGGAAaaatatgcaagcaaaggagaacGAAAACAGACCAAGAACACCAAGGATTTCAATGTGGTTCAGTCATCAAAATGACAACTTACATCTCCGGGCCAGCAAATGAGAGTTAAGATTTCACTGATCAGGAGAACATTACAAGCTTACCTCTGTTCTTCACACTCAAAACCCGAAGGGACCACTCTCTCACGTTCACACTAGGTGCTGGTTTATATCTTCAGGACTAGGATACAAACTCTCACATGCTTCACTTGTATAGCACGTCCGAGTGGTGTAAAAACATGTTCACATCAGCTACAATAGTCAGCAACAATAAAGCTTACTCGTCAAATAATTTAATGCCACAAGACTCGCAGATAATAATGGTGCTCAGCTCAAACTTGTAGTCATGAAGATGATTGTAAGTGGGAAATCGcatatttgtcaaaattaacATGCCTCATCTTTATTGATTGACTTTGAAATAAAAGATAGGTGCCACAGTGAGACGAATTAGAATACAATAGGTGGAAAATTGGAAATATATGTCATATGTTGACAAACAAGTCATAGTTAACAGGTGGGCTCAAAAATTTGAGTCACATTTTCATAAACTCTGCTCATTGTTCAGTACtagaattatttatatatttatttattaattatgtttatgcTTGGTTGTTCACTAGGATTAATGTTTAGAACCACTATCACACTCAGAGTGTTTTTCTCACAATAATCATCCACTATTAACACCattatacaaaaacaaaacctaTTGAATAACTCATTAACTTTTATTCAGTTTATAATTTAATGACTTATGACTAAAATAGTTTTGCCAATTAggtacattattaatttttgcttGAATCTTTGAGACGATCTTATGACTTGTCTTTTAcggtagaaagaaaaaaaaatggaaaaattaacctTTGACATGGACAGATGTGTGGAAAAAGCTGATTATAACGCTGGAAATTCGTTAACTCTTTTGTTTGGTAATTCACACTGTAACTATAAGGAAACCTTAACAATCAAAGATGTGAGTCATATAAGTGCAGAATATTTGAGACtgatttaaatttgatttaagaAGTCAAAGTGAGGTGTCGTATGCCCCTCGTATCCACACCATGAGGTTGCAGACTGATTTATAAGTTAATGACATATGACTAAAATAGTTTTGCCAATTAGGTACATTAATTTTTGCTTGAATCTTTGAGACAACCTTATATGACATGTTTTTTAcgatagaaaggaaaaaaatggaagaattaACCTTTGACATGGACAAACATGTGGAAAAAGCTGATTATAACTCTGGAAAttcattacttttttgtttggtaGTTAATTTCCACTGTAACTATAAGGAAACCTCAACAATCAAAGATGTGAGTCATATAACTGCAGAAAATTTGAGACtgatttaaatttgatttaagaAGTCAAAGTGAGGTGTAGTATGCACCTCATATCCACGTCATGAGGTTTCAGAGTTTGAAACAAGCCCCCTTCCTTTTAGAATAGAATTTATAGCaacctaataaaaaatataaataaataaattgtttaagAAAATTATGAGAGTCATAACGGCACATACATGCATGATTCACATGTTTCAACATTAATATCATGATTCAATATACACTCAATAAGCGTTTATTATTTAAGGGATACATAATAAACTGAATGGAGAATAAAAGGAGAAGCTTCTAGGCCATCATGTCCATCTTTTATTTGAAATGCAAATGTATAAAATAAGCATGACATTTTTCATTGTCTTAAAAAAACCAATACAGCCGCATGATCAAAGTTTCtttagaatttaattaattcatttattttttctcttttgataGAAACTAGAAAGAGAGGGAATGTTTGAGGGAGAGTGGGAAGCAGAGGTTTCTCCAAAACAGAAACTTTCTCATGACTAGAAAGTTGTAGTTAAGAACAATAGAAACAATTATTACGAACTTTCAGAAATAGCAGGAAACATGTATCACCATGCAGCTCTTCATGTTGATTGGACATATGGGATCCACTCTGGTTTTAGCAGCTAATTACTCGCATGGTTTTATTGACATTCCATTTTTGCTTTATATGTCAAAATTCATTAAGGCTGGAATGCGTTTTAAGCTGCTGAAATTGAAATAGTTCAATTTTACGAGTATGTCGCAAGATGAAGATttctatttcataaaaattcaattttagatTTTGGAATGGGTTTTCAACTGCTCTGCTTTTAACAAAGATAAACTTCTATAGTTTTCTTACTGTCCCTCTGTCTCTTTTAGAAAGAGTTCGGTTTTGAATGCAAGGGACCACCCCAACTTAACCCAGTAACTTTACGCTGTCATTTCCAAAAACAGAAGGCTTTTAGTAGATGTTGTAGTTGTAGCAATTGGAAGTTCAGTTGGTTAAATGTAACACTTCACTAGGCAGGGGATTGTTGTCAAATGTATGGTGATGTTTTATCATCCTGTATAAATAAGCTTTAAATTGCATTGCAATCAATAATTCTTAATGCGGAGGGGAAAATTGCTTAGCATTCAAGTCTAAATGTAAATGGTTGTACATACTATTTGGATTCGAATTCTCTTCATTTCTATAGTCTTAATGACCACTTGATTATTACTTATGATCGATCATAAGTGAATTTAtgtaaacaaatatttataaatatgaaaacaGAAGTAGATTTACAAGTGTTAATATAAATACAGTCGTTGTGAAACTAGTAAAATCTGTATTTTTCTGTTGTGGACGGCCAATTCCAAGACCTTCCAAAGAAGCATGGGGTTTTCCTGGAAAACAGGATGCTCTGTCCTtacaaaatactaaaatttatttattaaaaaaaaaaaaaaaaaaaagaactatgtGTTATTGCGGTGACAGTACTGAATGCACCCTGTGGTTGAATCTATATTCCTGCTAGTCTGTTctttatataacaaaattgaGCAACCACCTCAGCGATAATCATTTGCTCTCTTTGCATTTCAGCAGAGCAAGCAGTTTCTATATGAATACAAATCAAGCATTCATTTTTTTTGGACGAAACAAACCAAGCATTCATGAAAGCCTTGATTTTGAGCCCTTTTCCTGTTGTAACTAGTATTACTGCTACTTTTGTATTCTCTTTGAACAAGTTTGCATCTAAACTTTTATCCACACCTGTAGAAAGACCCATTAAAGCAAAGTTACGTAGATTCAAACCTTCTCTAAA includes:
- the LOC107409953 gene encoding receptor kinase-like protein Xa21, translated to MYLLIFCVLRKRRKSTNLGFTFGISLLKVSYDDLFKATDGFSEANLIGAGSFGSVYKGILSQPEAQVVAVKVLKLETSRASKSFIAECKALKRMKHRNLVRIITACSSIDFQGNDFKALIYEFMVNGSLEEWLHPTHSAKLGEEHKHLSLIDRVNISLGLAYALDYLHNHCHVPIVHCDLKPSNVLLDSDMNAHLGDFELVRFLPDASHPFSSEQISSLGIRGSIGYIAPEYGMGSEVSKSGDVYSYGILLLEIFTGKRPSDIMFRDGLNLHSFALTGLCSSVEEIVDAVLLQTEDESSSNTTRNRNNRAQNQRIHDCLISVIKIGVACSAKLQKERMHIADVVSELCHIKDRLLGTAMHREH
- the LOC125420865 gene encoding putative receptor-like protein kinase At3g47110, whose translation is MELQVWSVLMHKTIFVLGWTAVVVEVAVGGGSGGGNYSNNNNNNIDDTDKLSLLGFKSQIGKDPHGILKSWNESLHVCEWTGITCGRRHKRVTKLELNSYDLKGSISSHIGNLSFLRTLDLQNNTFTHQIPPQIGRLFRLTVLILSNNSLSGPIPHNISRCFALQTIALFGNNLTGKVPAEIGLLSKLKKLDLGRNNLVGEIPESIGNLSSLEKFSLVANNLHGRIPTSVGLLKSLMVLRLVEAGLSGVIPQSMFTNLSSITEFGLTGNQLQGSLPPDLCRSIPNLHYFQLSYNQFGGPIPTSFSNASNLLYFEVPKNNFIGKVPSFARSSNLQRLLIQYNNLGSREDEDLNFLSSLTNCTHLRDFSTSGNNFQLTLPKLVGNFSTELVPFAMEENGIRGSIPTEIGNLINLGVLSFAGNQLTGPIPSSIGKLQKLQYIYLNNNKLSGFIPSSLGNLTQLSRLYLESNTLQGSIPSSLGECKSLIDLFLSQNHLSGPIPKQLIGLSSISITLDLSSNILTGPIPLEVGKLVNLPSLDVHDNKLFGGIPATLGGCTSLRYLYL